A section of the Burkholderia mallei ATCC 23344 genome encodes:
- a CDS encoding CopD family protein, whose product MSHAIAVALFLHLLAVAVWVGGMVFANFCLRPALSDLSPQLRLPLVEAVFGRFFNWVAGAVIVILLTGGFLLMKFGGAQATWPLHAMAGLGVVMMLIYGHIRFALFPRIRRAVQAQNWPDGARAVNAVRLLVMVNLVLGVVTIGAAVLSRGF is encoded by the coding sequence ATGTCCCACGCTATCGCCGTTGCCTTGTTTCTCCATCTGCTGGCGGTCGCCGTCTGGGTGGGCGGCATGGTGTTCGCGAACTTCTGCCTGCGCCCCGCGCTGTCGGACCTGTCGCCGCAATTGCGCCTGCCGCTCGTCGAGGCCGTGTTCGGTCGCTTCTTCAACTGGGTCGCGGGCGCGGTGATCGTGATCCTGCTCACGGGCGGTTTCCTCCTCATGAAATTCGGCGGCGCGCAGGCGACCTGGCCGCTGCATGCGATGGCCGGGCTCGGCGTCGTGATGATGCTGATCTACGGGCATATCCGCTTCGCGCTGTTTCCGCGCATCCGCCGCGCGGTGCAGGCGCAGAACTGGCCGGACGGCGCGCGTGCGGTCAACGCGGTGCGCCTGCTCGTGATGGTCAATCTCGTGCTGGGCGTCGTGACGATCGGGGCGGCCGTGCTGTCGCGCGGCTTCTGA
- a CDS encoding LysR family transcriptional regulator: protein MRHSPEALLAFAEAANLGSFSAAARKLGKRQSTVSEAIANLEIDLGVTLFDRSTRQPTLTDAARALLPEVQRVLEASEAIDQVAARLAGGEEARLTLVVSDTYQSSRYEETLAALDRRFPTLEFECQIAEHDDVLDLIQQGRAQLGLMTARSTYPPDIGAAMIAERSEIGLYVGPQHALAAYGDAEVPLAALHDTRELRLNTYVAPRGERVETGLVAGRRCWLAPSYLQLLEMAVAGFGWAELPRWMVEHFARERLVELNARGWPRRVPVDAVWSRGQPLGPAGSWLLETMLAA, encoded by the coding sequence ATGCGCCACTCTCCGGAAGCGCTGCTCGCGTTCGCCGAGGCCGCGAACCTCGGCTCGTTCTCGGCGGCCGCGCGCAAGCTCGGCAAGCGGCAATCGACGGTCAGCGAGGCGATCGCGAACCTCGAGATCGATCTCGGCGTCACGCTGTTCGACCGCTCGACCCGCCAGCCGACGCTGACCGACGCCGCCCGTGCGCTGCTGCCCGAAGTCCAGCGCGTCCTGGAGGCGAGCGAGGCGATCGATCAGGTCGCCGCGCGTCTGGCGGGCGGCGAGGAAGCGCGCCTCACGCTCGTCGTGTCGGATACCTATCAGTCGAGCCGATACGAGGAAACGCTCGCGGCGCTGGACCGCCGTTTTCCGACGCTCGAATTCGAATGCCAGATCGCCGAGCACGACGACGTACTCGACCTGATCCAGCAAGGCCGCGCGCAGCTCGGGCTGATGACGGCGCGCAGTACCTACCCGCCCGACATCGGCGCGGCGATGATCGCCGAGCGCTCGGAGATCGGGCTGTACGTCGGCCCGCAGCATGCGCTCGCCGCGTACGGCGATGCCGAGGTGCCGCTCGCCGCGCTGCACGACACACGCGAGCTGCGCCTGAACACCTACGTCGCGCCGCGCGGCGAGCGGGTCGAAACGGGGCTCGTCGCGGGCCGGCGCTGCTGGCTGGCGCCGAGCTATCTGCAGTTGCTGGAAATGGCGGTGGCAGGCTTCGGCTGGGCGGAGCTGCCGCGCTGGATGGTCGAGCACTTCGCCCGCGAACGGCTCGTCGAGCTCAATGCGCGCGGCTGGCCGCGGCGCGTGCCGGTGGATGCTGTGTGGTCGCGCGGGCAGCCGCTCGGGCCGGCCGGCTCATGGCTGCTGGAGACGATGCTCGCCGCGTGA
- a CDS encoding multidrug/biocide efflux PACE transporter — protein MHMQMTERVPAKTLTERLVHALTFEVTAIAICAPIVSWVLGLSLVHVGALTAAVSVIAMVWNVTFNALFERIERRYRLTRTLAVRAAHAIAFELGLVAMALPLAAWWLEISLLEALLLDFGILLFFLPYTFLFNLGYDRLRARWIAQRAMA, from the coding sequence ATGCACATGCAAATGACCGAACGCGTGCCGGCGAAGACGCTGACCGAGCGCCTCGTGCACGCGCTCACGTTCGAGGTGACCGCGATCGCGATCTGCGCGCCGATCGTCAGTTGGGTGCTCGGCCTGTCGCTCGTGCACGTGGGGGCGCTGACGGCGGCGGTGTCGGTGATCGCGATGGTGTGGAACGTCACGTTCAATGCGCTGTTCGAGCGGATCGAGCGCCGTTACCGGCTGACGCGCACGCTCGCGGTGCGCGCGGCGCATGCGATCGCGTTCGAGCTCGGCCTCGTCGCGATGGCGCTGCCGCTCGCCGCGTGGTGGCTGGAGATCAGCCTGCTCGAGGCGCTGCTGCTCGACTTCGGCATCCTGCTGTTCTTCCTGCCGTACACGTTCCTGTTCAACCTCGGCTACGACCGGTTGCGTGCGCGCTGGATCGCGCAAAGGGCGATGGCCTGA
- a CDS encoding LysR family transcriptional regulator yields the protein MRAAAVRFLNDRLDWNLLRTFLVIMQERSVSRAAARLHVTQPAVSQALKRLEETLGHTLIRRRGPHFEPTQAGAEVYRIASDIYGTISRLDTELDDAAADLTGTIRLLSVSRIESGVYDLFLADFHRQYPHVDLQIEVMRSSDIISSLLQKTATAGLSLCRNPVDKLARAPFLRQRYAIYCGRHHRLFGQTQLTMNDLLAENFVSFTSDQIGDSLSPLTVFRDQKGFTGRIVAASPSLDEVRRLIFAGYGIGCLPEHIVRDDLARQRLWRLPPDEGLIDVDIHLLWHRERKMNAAELAFLEGFERAMQRYSFDERLAINP from the coding sequence ATGCGCGCCGCCGCCGTCCGCTTCCTGAACGACCGTCTCGACTGGAACCTGTTGCGCACCTTCCTCGTCATCATGCAGGAGCGCAGCGTGAGCCGCGCGGCCGCGCGGCTGCACGTCACGCAGCCGGCCGTGAGCCAGGCGCTCAAGCGGCTCGAGGAAACGCTCGGGCACACGCTGATCCGCCGCCGCGGCCCGCACTTCGAGCCGACGCAGGCGGGCGCCGAGGTGTACCGGATCGCGAGCGACATCTACGGCACGATCTCGCGCCTGGACACCGAGCTCGACGACGCGGCGGCCGACCTGACGGGCACGATCCGGCTGCTGTCGGTGAGCCGCATCGAATCGGGCGTCTACGATCTCTTTCTCGCCGACTTTCATCGGCAATATCCGCACGTCGATCTGCAGATCGAGGTGATGCGCTCGTCCGACATCATTTCGTCGCTGCTGCAGAAGACCGCGACGGCGGGCCTGAGCCTCTGCCGCAATCCGGTCGACAAGCTCGCCCGCGCACCGTTCCTGCGGCAGCGCTATGCGATCTACTGCGGCCGGCACCATCGGCTGTTCGGCCAGACGCAACTGACGATGAACGATCTGCTCGCGGAGAACTTCGTATCGTTCACGAGCGACCAGATCGGCGACAGCCTGTCGCCGCTCACCGTGTTCCGCGACCAGAAGGGCTTCACGGGGCGCATCGTCGCGGCATCGCCGAGCCTCGACGAAGTGCGTCGGCTCATCTTCGCGGGCTACGGGATCGGCTGCCTGCCCGAGCACATCGTGCGCGACGATCTCGCCCGTCAGCGGCTCTGGCGGCTGCCGCCGGACGAGGGGCTCATCGACGTCGACATCCACCTGCTGTGGCACCGCGAACGGAAAATGAACGCGGCCGAACTCGCGTTCCTCGAAGGCTTCGAACGCGCGATGCAGCGCTACTCGTTCGACGAACGGCTGGCGATCAATCCTTGA
- a CDS encoding MFS transporter: protein MTAPQPCARQPARAAAAAFVGTMIEWYDFYIYATAAALVFGELYFPSGDPFVSTMASFGTFAVGFFARPLGGVVFGHLGDRIGRKKALMTTLAMMGAATVCIGLLPSHASIGALAPVLLVLLRIVQGVAVGGEWGGAVLMAGEHAPDGRRTFFASFAQLGSPAGLVLSLVAFRAATSLEKADFLAWGWRLPFLASAVLLIVGLAIRLGVNESPEFEAVKRTRATAKLPIADVLRSASGLVLLCIGANTIGIAGVYFTNTFMIAYTTQQLGIPRATILDCLFAVAIIQFVAQPAAAWLAEKLGGARFLKLAAVAAMASPYPMFMLVTSGRPGAIVAGIALAVVCMAGFYSVIAGFVSGVFAARIRYSAISLSYQVCGALAGGLTPLVGTWLAHRYAGAWLPLALFYTCLAGLSLVSVVALDARRAARGASAREALEAR from the coding sequence ATGACTGCCCCCCAACCGTGCGCGCGCCAGCCGGCGCGCGCCGCTGCCGCCGCGTTCGTCGGCACGATGATCGAGTGGTACGACTTCTACATTTACGCGACCGCCGCCGCGCTCGTGTTCGGCGAGTTGTACTTTCCGTCGGGCGACCCGTTCGTCAGCACGATGGCTTCGTTCGGCACGTTCGCGGTCGGCTTTTTCGCGCGGCCGCTCGGCGGCGTCGTGTTCGGCCATCTCGGCGACCGGATCGGCCGCAAGAAGGCGCTGATGACGACGCTCGCGATGATGGGCGCGGCGACCGTGTGCATCGGCCTGTTGCCGAGCCATGCGTCGATCGGTGCGCTCGCGCCGGTGCTGCTCGTGCTGCTGCGGATCGTGCAGGGCGTCGCGGTGGGCGGCGAGTGGGGCGGCGCGGTGCTGATGGCGGGCGAGCACGCGCCCGACGGGCGGCGCACGTTCTTCGCTTCGTTCGCGCAGTTGGGCAGCCCGGCCGGGCTGGTCCTGTCGCTCGTCGCGTTTCGCGCGGCCACGTCGCTCGAGAAGGCGGACTTTCTCGCATGGGGCTGGCGCCTGCCGTTTCTCGCGAGCGCGGTGCTGCTGATCGTCGGTCTCGCGATCCGGCTGGGCGTGAACGAATCGCCGGAATTCGAGGCGGTGAAGCGCACGCGCGCCACCGCGAAGCTGCCGATCGCCGACGTGTTGCGCTCCGCGTCGGGGCTCGTGCTGCTGTGCATCGGCGCGAACACGATCGGCATCGCCGGCGTGTATTTCACGAACACGTTCATGATCGCGTACACGACGCAGCAGCTCGGCATCCCGCGCGCGACGATCCTCGATTGCCTGTTCGCGGTCGCGATCATCCAGTTCGTCGCGCAGCCCGCCGCCGCGTGGCTGGCCGAAAAGCTCGGCGGCGCGCGTTTCCTGAAGCTCGCGGCCGTCGCCGCGATGGCTTCGCCGTATCCGATGTTCATGCTCGTGACGAGCGGGCGGCCCGGCGCGATCGTCGCCGGCATCGCGCTCGCGGTGGTCTGCATGGCGGGCTTCTATTCGGTGATCGCGGGTTTCGTCTCCGGCGTGTTCGCGGCGCGCATCCGCTATTCGGCGATCTCGCTGTCCTACCAGGTGTGCGGCGCGCTCGCGGGCGGCCTCACGCCGCTCGTCGGCACGTGGCTCGCGCATCGCTACGCGGGCGCATGGCTGCCGCTCGCGCTGTTCTATACGTGTCTCGCGGGGCTCTCGCTCGTGAGCGTCGTCGCGCTCGACGCGCGCCGCGCCGCGCGAGGCGCTTCGGCCCGCGAAGCGCTGGAGGCGCGCTGA
- a CDS encoding Zn-dependent hydrolase, producing MMASALGGRTLAIDGERLWRSLMEMARIGGTAHGGVRRLAATDDDRRGRDRFAQWCREAGLALSVDEIGNLFARRAGAEAGAPPVLIGSHLDTQPEGGRFDGTYGVLAALEVVRSLNDAGIVTRKPIEIVSWTNEEGARFAPAMLGSAVAAGVMPLAQALAVRDAAGVTLGDALERIGYRGARRAVRPAIDAYFEAHIEQGPVLEANGVEIGVVTGGQAIRWLDVTIAGQPAHAGTTPVAHRRDALFGFAQIADAIERMLAEFAPHGLATIGCVEIPNASRNTIAGAVAFTLDLRHPDDATLDAMARAATDACARIAARRGLRADVSTHWASPSTRFDAACIASVEAAAARFGYRHERIVSGAGHDAIHLAKHGPGAMVFIPCVGGLSHNEAEAVLPADATRGANVLLGAVLDRAGRAAR from the coding sequence ATGATGGCTTCGGCACTGGGCGGGCGGACGCTCGCGATCGACGGCGAGCGGCTGTGGCGCTCGCTCATGGAGATGGCGCGCATCGGCGGCACCGCGCACGGCGGCGTGCGGCGGCTTGCCGCGACCGACGACGACCGGCGCGGGCGCGACCGGTTCGCGCAGTGGTGTCGCGAAGCGGGCCTCGCGCTCAGCGTCGACGAGATCGGCAATCTGTTCGCGCGCCGCGCGGGCGCGGAGGCCGGCGCGCCGCCCGTGCTGATCGGCAGCCATCTCGACACGCAGCCGGAAGGCGGCCGCTTCGACGGCACTTACGGCGTGCTCGCGGCGCTCGAAGTCGTGCGCAGCCTGAACGATGCGGGGATCGTCACGCGCAAGCCGATCGAGATCGTATCGTGGACGAACGAGGAGGGCGCGCGCTTCGCGCCGGCGATGCTCGGCTCGGCGGTCGCGGCGGGCGTGATGCCGCTCGCGCAGGCGCTCGCGGTGCGCGACGCCGCAGGCGTGACGCTCGGCGACGCGCTCGAGCGGATCGGCTATCGCGGCGCGCGGCGCGCGGTGCGTCCGGCGATCGATGCGTACTTCGAAGCGCATATCGAACAGGGGCCGGTGCTGGAGGCGAACGGCGTGGAGATCGGCGTCGTCACGGGCGGGCAGGCGATTCGCTGGCTCGACGTGACGATCGCCGGGCAGCCCGCGCATGCGGGCACGACGCCGGTCGCGCATCGCCGCGACGCGCTGTTCGGCTTCGCGCAGATCGCGGACGCGATCGAACGGATGCTGGCCGAGTTCGCGCCGCACGGCCTGGCGACGATCGGCTGCGTCGAGATTCCGAACGCGTCGCGCAACACGATCGCGGGCGCGGTTGCGTTCACGCTCGATCTGCGCCATCCGGACGACGCGACGCTCGATGCGATGGCGCGCGCGGCGACCGACGCCTGCGCGCGCATCGCCGCGCGGCGCGGCTTGCGCGCCGACGTCTCGACGCATTGGGCGAGCCCGTCGACGCGGTTCGACGCGGCTTGCATCGCGAGCGTCGAGGCGGCCGCGGCACGCTTCGGCTATCGGCATGAGCGGATCGTGAGCGGCGCCGGACACGACGCGATCCATCTGGCCAAGCACGGCCCGGGCGCGATGGTGTTCATTCCGTGTGTCGGCGGACTGTCGCACAACGAAGCCGAGGCCGTGCTGCCCGCCGACGCGACGCGCGGCGCGAACGTGCTGCTCGGCGCGGTGCTCGATCGAGCGGGCCGTGCCGCTCGATGA
- a CDS encoding histone deacetylase family protein produces MLTYFHPDQSLHHPRTYFSRGRMRMPQEVPERAARLVAAAFAMGFPVREPDDFGIAPIAAVHDTHYLRFLETVHREWKAMPEDWGDEAMSNIFVREPNALRGVLAQAARHLADGSCPVGEHTWRAAYWSAQSALAAAAVRDGAPAAYALCRPPGHHARVDAAGGFCYLNNAAIAAQALRARHARVAVLDTDMHHGQGIQEIFYARRDVLYVSIHGDPTNFYPAVAGFDDERGAGEGLGYNVNLPMPHGSSEAAFFERVDDALRELRRFAPDALVLSLGFDIYRDDPQSQVAVTTDGFGRLGHLIGALRLPTVIVQEGGYHIESLEANARSFFGGFGALRG; encoded by the coding sequence ATGCTGACGTACTTCCACCCCGATCAATCACTGCATCATCCGCGCACGTACTTCTCGCGCGGCCGGATGCGCATGCCGCAGGAGGTGCCCGAGCGCGCGGCGCGGCTCGTCGCGGCGGCGTTCGCGATGGGTTTTCCGGTGCGCGAGCCGGACGATTTCGGCATCGCGCCGATCGCGGCCGTGCACGACACGCACTACCTGCGCTTTCTCGAGACCGTGCATCGCGAATGGAAGGCGATGCCGGAGGACTGGGGCGACGAAGCGATGTCGAATATTTTCGTGCGCGAGCCGAACGCGTTGCGCGGCGTGCTCGCACAGGCCGCCCGTCACCTCGCGGACGGCAGTTGCCCGGTCGGCGAGCACACGTGGCGCGCGGCGTACTGGTCCGCGCAGAGCGCGCTCGCGGCGGCGGCGGTGCGCGACGGCGCGCCCGCAGCGTATGCGCTGTGCCGGCCGCCGGGCCATCATGCGCGCGTCGACGCCGCGGGCGGCTTCTGTTATCTGAACAACGCGGCGATCGCCGCGCAGGCGCTGCGCGCGCGCCATGCGCGCGTCGCCGTCCTCGACACCGACATGCATCACGGGCAAGGCATACAGGAAATCTTCTACGCGCGGCGCGACGTGCTGTACGTATCGATTCACGGCGATCCGACGAACTTCTACCCGGCCGTCGCGGGCTTCGACGACGAGCGCGGCGCGGGCGAAGGCCTCGGCTACAACGTGAATCTGCCGATGCCGCACGGCTCGAGCGAAGCGGCGTTCTTCGAGCGCGTCGACGATGCGCTGCGCGAGTTGCGGCGCTTCGCGCCCGATGCGCTCGTGCTGTCGCTTGGGTTCGACATCTATCGCGACGATCCGCAATCGCAGGTGGCGGTGACGACGGACGGTTTCGGTCGATTGGGACACCTGATCGGCGCGCTGCGGCTGCCGACCGTCATCGTGCAGGAAGGCGGCTATCACATCGAGAGCCTCGAGGCGAATGCGCGGTCGTTCTTCGGCGGATTCGGCGCGCTGCGCGGTTGA
- a CDS encoding chromate transporter, which yields MTIASVEAACCGERESLWALFKTVTGVSAVSWGGLAMMAQLERHYVEHERRIDPLSFADLVALAWMMPGPVGCNVAVQVGHALRGRAGAWIAGVASVLPFSAAMTVFAIFYQTPLVRSLASPMLLHHFAMVLAALIGLTWFRQVRALVHAPLERVIAALATALLALAHNPAAFVAILAAAFAVGWLASGRKQGEALRLALPAREWRLLASLALLIALFALPLPNEYESSLLWPRLAGAGMTLFGGGFSALPVLKSLFVTRSTGITEQDFMLAFTLSPVSPGPLLNVVPFLGYLEDGWRGALLSTVALFVPSGCLVIFARRHVERLKLHPRFASGMRVLRAATTAFLAIAAVRLVAKTPAEPMYWATGVIAWLCLARFKVPVYALYGAVAAACGGWLILAAHG from the coding sequence ATGACAATCGCAAGCGTGGAGGCCGCCTGTTGCGGCGAACGGGAATCGCTCTGGGCGTTGTTCAAGACCGTGACGGGCGTATCCGCCGTGTCGTGGGGCGGGCTTGCGATGATGGCCCAGCTCGAGCGGCATTACGTCGAGCATGAGCGGCGCATCGATCCGCTTTCGTTCGCCGATCTCGTCGCGCTGGCGTGGATGATGCCGGGGCCGGTCGGCTGCAACGTCGCGGTTCAGGTCGGCCACGCGCTGCGCGGCCGCGCGGGCGCATGGATCGCCGGCGTCGCGAGCGTGCTGCCGTTCTCCGCCGCGATGACGGTCTTCGCGATCTTCTACCAGACGCCGCTCGTGCGCTCGCTCGCATCGCCCATGCTCCTGCATCACTTCGCGATGGTGCTCGCCGCGCTGATCGGGCTCACCTGGTTCAGGCAGGTCCGCGCGCTCGTTCATGCGCCGCTCGAGCGCGTGATCGCCGCGCTCGCGACGGCGCTGCTCGCGCTCGCGCACAACCCCGCCGCGTTCGTCGCGATCCTCGCCGCCGCGTTCGCGGTCGGCTGGCTCGCGAGCGGCCGGAAACAAGGCGAAGCGCTGCGGCTCGCGCTACCCGCGCGGGAATGGCGGCTGCTCGCCTCGCTCGCGCTGCTGATCGCGCTGTTCGCCCTGCCGCTGCCGAACGAATACGAATCGTCGCTGCTCTGGCCGCGGCTCGCGGGCGCGGGCATGACGCTGTTCGGCGGCGGCTTCTCCGCGCTGCCCGTGCTGAAATCGCTGTTCGTCACGCGCTCGACGGGCATCACCGAGCAGGACTTCATGCTCGCGTTCACGCTGTCGCCGGTGTCGCCCGGACCGCTGCTGAACGTCGTGCCGTTTCTCGGCTATCTCGAGGACGGCTGGCGCGGCGCGCTGCTGTCGACCGTCGCGCTGTTCGTGCCGTCCGGCTGCCTCGTCATCTTCGCGCGGCGGCACGTCGAACGGCTGAAGCTGCATCCGCGCTTCGCGAGCGGCATGCGCGTGCTGCGCGCGGCCACCACCGCCTTCCTCGCGATCGCGGCCGTGCGCCTCGTCGCGAAGACGCCCGCCGAGCCCATGTATTGGGCGACCGGCGTGATCGCGTGGCTGTGTCTCGCGCGATTCAAGGTGCCCGTCTACGCGCTGTACGGCGCGGTCGCGGCGGCGTGCGGCGGCTGGCTGATCCTCGCGGCGCACGGGTGA
- a CDS encoding bifunctional diguanylate cyclase/phosphodiesterase: protein MSSSRSHAARAARPVRATRKSRRRRALFAIPLLGTLALALLWVAIIARLSVEKDSAFRDAGASAAILSTALEQHTVKAIHQVDQITRFVKYEFEKSPTRFNLASTVEKGVVPSDTLIQVSILDARGRLVANTAEAHPKPIDLSDREHFKVHMQRNDDDLYISKPVFGRVSRHWTLQMTRRLNHPDGSFAGVVVVSEDPAYFTNDFYNNATLGKDGVIAVISDTGAVLARSTGSTQKTPGTFSASGVYPVSERASGTYVDPIDGIVRIVSYRHLDGYPLGVMVGLSQAEEFADYHHTRNVYLLMTGFITLAMLAFFGVATGLIGKLLGREREMTQLAEFDLLTGLANRYATLRSLRNDVALPSNLSRLAILFIDLDNFKTVNDTLGHNAGDIVLQMTAARLSDAVANEGALARIGGDEFVVVVKGENVERRAERLAEAIVRMFAEPFDVRGSSFVLHASIGIALHSVENESEIDLLKKADLAMYSAKDAGKNCYQFYAPHLSHRADHLMRWEQQLRVALSDGQLFLAYQPKIDLTYRCITGFEALVRWDHPEHGVISANEFISIAESTGLIVPIGDFVIRTACEQLARWRNEGHDKLTLAVNISPVQFWRGDLIDTISRALAETGIEARRLELEITETAMMEYPELVSEKIVALKRLGIRVALDDFGTGYSSLSYLHRFAVDTLKVDRSFIQAIPADRSVCVMVSSIVHLARSLGLTVVVEGTETEEQIAWLAALGRIEAQGFLFSRPVPSDGIAALLARFGVCGGDSARAAGRDIANAAKQSFGSD, encoded by the coding sequence ATGAGTTCGTCTCGGTCACACGCCGCCCGCGCCGCGCGGCCGGTGCGCGCGACACGCAAGTCGCGCCGCCGCCGCGCGCTGTTCGCGATTCCGCTCCTCGGCACGCTGGCGCTCGCGCTGCTGTGGGTGGCCATCATCGCGCGCCTGTCCGTCGAGAAGGACAGCGCGTTCCGCGATGCGGGCGCGTCGGCCGCGATCCTGTCGACGGCGCTCGAGCAGCACACGGTCAAGGCGATCCATCAGGTCGACCAGATCACCCGCTTCGTCAAATACGAATTCGAGAAGTCGCCCACCCGCTTCAACCTTGCGAGCACGGTGGAGAAAGGCGTGGTGCCGAGCGACACGCTGATCCAGGTGTCCATCCTCGATGCGCGCGGCCGGCTCGTCGCGAACACGGCCGAGGCGCATCCGAAGCCGATCGATCTGTCCGACCGCGAGCACTTCAAGGTGCACATGCAGCGCAACGACGACGATCTCTACATCAGCAAGCCGGTGTTCGGCCGCGTGTCGCGCCACTGGACGCTGCAGATGACGCGGCGCCTGAACCATCCGGACGGCTCGTTCGCCGGCGTGGTCGTCGTGTCCGAGGATCCGGCCTACTTCACGAACGACTTCTACAACAACGCGACGCTCGGCAAGGACGGCGTGATCGCGGTGATCTCGGATACGGGCGCCGTGCTCGCGCGCAGCACGGGCTCCACGCAGAAGACGCCCGGCACGTTCTCGGCATCGGGCGTCTACCCGGTGTCGGAGCGCGCCTCGGGCACCTATGTCGATCCGATCGACGGCATCGTGCGCATCGTGTCGTATCGCCATCTCGACGGCTATCCGCTCGGCGTGATGGTGGGCCTGTCGCAGGCTGAAGAATTCGCCGACTACCACCACACGCGCAATGTCTATCTGCTGATGACGGGCTTCATCACGCTCGCGATGCTCGCGTTCTTCGGCGTCGCGACGGGCCTGATCGGCAAGCTGCTCGGCCGCGAGCGCGAAATGACGCAGCTCGCCGAGTTCGATCTGCTGACGGGGCTTGCGAACCGCTATGCGACGCTGCGCAGCCTGCGCAACGACGTCGCGCTGCCGTCGAATCTGTCGCGCCTCGCGATCCTGTTCATCGATCTCGACAATTTCAAGACCGTCAACGACACGCTCGGCCACAACGCGGGCGACATCGTGCTGCAGATGACGGCCGCGCGCCTGTCCGATGCGGTGGCGAACGAAGGCGCGCTCGCGCGCATCGGCGGCGACGAGTTCGTCGTCGTCGTGAAGGGCGAGAACGTCGAGCGGCGCGCCGAGCGGCTCGCGGAGGCGATCGTGCGAATGTTCGCCGAGCCGTTCGACGTGCGCGGCAGCTCGTTCGTGCTGCACGCGAGCATCGGCATCGCGCTGCATTCGGTGGAGAACGAAAGCGAGATCGACTTGCTGAAGAAGGCCGATCTCGCGATGTACAGCGCCAAGGACGCCGGCAAGAACTGCTACCAGTTCTATGCGCCGCACTTGTCGCACCGCGCCGATCACCTGATGCGCTGGGAGCAGCAGTTGCGCGTCGCGCTGTCGGACGGGCAACTGTTCCTCGCCTACCAGCCGAAGATCGATCTCACGTACCGCTGCATCACCGGCTTCGAGGCGCTCGTGCGCTGGGACCATCCGGAGCACGGCGTGATCTCCGCGAACGAATTCATTTCGATCGCCGAATCGACCGGGCTCATCGTGCCGATCGGCGACTTCGTGATCCGCACCGCGTGCGAGCAGCTCGCGCGCTGGCGCAACGAGGGCCACGACAAGCTCACGCTCGCCGTCAATATCTCGCCCGTGCAGTTCTGGCGCGGCGACCTGATCGACACGATCTCGCGCGCGCTCGCCGAGACCGGAATCGAGGCGCGCCGCCTCGAGCTCGAGATCACCGAGACCGCGATGATGGAATACCCTGAGCTCGTATCGGAGAAGATCGTCGCGCTGAAAAGGCTCGGGATCCGCGTCGCGCTCGACGATTTCGGCACCGGCTATTCGTCGCTGTCCTACCTGCACCGCTTCGCGGTCGACACCCTGAAGGTCGACCGCTCGTTCATCCAGGCGATTCCGGCCGACCGCAGCGTGTGTGTGATGGTGTCGTCGATCGTGCACCTCGCGCGCTCGCTCGGGCTCACGGTCGTCGTCGAGGGGACGGAGACGGAGGAGCAGATCGCGTGGCTCGCCGCGCTCGGGCGCATCGAGGCGCAAGGCTTCCTGTTCTCGCGGCCGGTGCCCTCCGACGGCATTGCGGCCCTGCTCGCGCGCTTCGGCGTCTGCGGCGGCGACAGCGCGCGCGCGGCGGGCCGCGACATCGCGAACGCCGCTAAACAGTCGTTCGGCAGCGACTAA